One window of Streptomyces sp. NBC_00273 genomic DNA carries:
- a CDS encoding DUF6421 family protein — MTETLVPGTGGAVITAGARVVDHPAWPELKAAVEEIRPWQAKDGSIDFEVEGAHGRATVLAAVDRVITAVETLSPLLPHGAAYHRALVADLRKWAADDFKVPDFLDSLLAFHPAAERADGLQHLVVFPMYTQNGNLDRNLEAVVLKMVWPEWLAELERTRYDNPLFLGITFEDFTPGYDTHSAVLFPETIAVREAPERFTWGGIFCDREAARYRKVTEAAVDILGIDLPEDIARMVEDQERCEKAFVLWDMVHDRTHSHGDLPFDPFMIKQRQPFWMYGLEELRCDLTAFKEAVKLESEGNEHGRDVQYAVLFDRMFRFPVSGDRNRNYDGLGGQLLFAYLHKHDVVRWTDNKLKIDWMRAPQVTNQLCAEIEDLYRAGIDRPKLVHWFKAYELVSTYLAPHPGSKWAKGPDALDMTQPPRKLVDDVLPDEFPLSMFFEALAKKLKGTIAATKGITALNAEQAERVAA, encoded by the coding sequence ATGACGGAAACTCTTGTGCCCGGTACCGGCGGCGCCGTGATAACCGCCGGAGCGCGGGTGGTCGACCACCCCGCGTGGCCCGAGCTCAAGGCCGCCGTGGAGGAGATCCGGCCCTGGCAGGCCAAGGACGGCTCCATCGACTTCGAGGTCGAGGGCGCCCACGGCCGTGCCACCGTCCTGGCCGCGGTGGATCGCGTGATCACGGCGGTCGAGACGCTGTCGCCGCTGCTCCCGCACGGGGCCGCGTACCACCGGGCCCTCGTCGCCGACCTGCGCAAGTGGGCCGCGGACGACTTCAAGGTCCCGGACTTCCTCGACTCCCTGCTGGCCTTCCACCCGGCCGCCGAGCGCGCCGACGGGCTCCAGCACCTCGTCGTCTTCCCCATGTACACCCAGAACGGCAACCTGGACCGCAACCTGGAAGCCGTCGTGCTCAAGATGGTGTGGCCCGAGTGGCTCGCCGAGCTGGAGCGCACCCGGTACGACAACCCGCTCTTCCTCGGCATCACCTTCGAGGACTTCACCCCGGGCTACGACACCCACTCCGCCGTGCTCTTCCCGGAGACCATCGCCGTGCGCGAGGCCCCCGAGCGCTTCACCTGGGGCGGCATCTTCTGTGACCGCGAGGCCGCCCGCTACCGCAAGGTGACCGAGGCCGCCGTCGACATCCTGGGCATCGACCTGCCCGAGGACATCGCCCGCATGGTCGAGGACCAGGAGCGCTGCGAGAAGGCCTTCGTCCTGTGGGACATGGTCCACGACCGCACCCACAGCCACGGCGACCTGCCGTTCGACCCCTTCATGATCAAGCAGCGCCAGCCGTTCTGGATGTACGGCCTGGAGGAGCTGCGCTGCGACCTCACCGCCTTCAAGGAGGCCGTGAAGCTGGAGTCCGAGGGCAACGAGCACGGCCGTGACGTGCAGTACGCCGTCCTCTTCGACCGGATGTTCCGCTTCCCGGTCTCCGGCGACCGCAACCGCAACTACGACGGCCTCGGTGGCCAGCTGCTCTTCGCGTACCTCCACAAGCACGACGTCGTGCGCTGGACGGACAACAAGCTGAAGATCGACTGGATGCGCGCCCCGCAGGTCACCAACCAGCTGTGTGCCGAGATCGAGGACCTGTACCGGGCCGGCATCGACCGCCCGAAGCTCGTGCACTGGTTCAAGGCGTACGAGCTGGTCTCCACCTACCTCGCCCCGCACCCGGGCTCCAAGTGGGCCAAGGGCCCCGACGCCCTGGACATGACGCAGCCGCCGCGCAAGCTCGTGGACGACGTGCTTCCGGACGAGTTTCCGCTCAGCATGTTCTTTGAGGCGCTCGCCAAGAAGCTCAAGGGCACGATCGCAGCGACCAAGGGCATCACCGCCCTGAACGCGGAGCAGGCCGAGCGAGTCGCCGCGTGA
- a CDS encoding SDR family NAD(P)-dependent oxidoreductase — translation MNGSGNGNGKLHGAVVAVAGAGGPAGRATLLRLAEAGAVVIASDADPARLAEAVDAARYAHGGATITGDTVDLLDLDATKAWAEQTEKEFGRIDGLVHLVGGWRGSKTFTDTDLADWTFLEKLLIRTVQHTSLAFHDGLLRSDRGRYVLISQSGAHKPVANNAAYNAGKAAAEAWTLAMADSFRKAGGDEGPGAAAAILVIKALVHEAMRAERPSAKFAGFTDVTELAEAIAGVWERPAIDVNGQRLWLTPQP, via the coding sequence ATGAACGGCTCCGGGAACGGCAACGGAAAGCTGCACGGAGCGGTGGTGGCGGTGGCCGGGGCCGGCGGGCCCGCCGGCCGCGCCACCCTGCTCCGCCTCGCCGAGGCGGGTGCGGTGGTCATCGCGTCCGACGCCGATCCGGCGCGGCTCGCGGAGGCCGTGGACGCAGCGCGCTACGCCCACGGTGGCGCCACCATCACCGGTGACACCGTGGACCTGCTCGACCTGGACGCCACCAAGGCCTGGGCCGAGCAGACCGAGAAGGAGTTCGGCCGGATCGACGGCCTGGTGCACCTCGTCGGCGGCTGGCGCGGCAGCAAGACCTTCACCGATACGGACCTCGCGGACTGGACCTTCCTGGAGAAGCTCCTCATCCGCACGGTCCAGCACACCTCGCTGGCCTTCCACGACGGGCTGCTGCGCAGCGACCGCGGGCGCTACGTGCTGATCAGCCAGTCCGGGGCGCACAAGCCCGTCGCCAACAACGCCGCGTACAACGCGGGCAAGGCGGCGGCCGAGGCCTGGACCCTGGCCATGGCGGACTCCTTCCGCAAGGCGGGGGGTGACGAGGGCCCCGGCGCGGCAGCTGCGATCCTGGTCATCAAGGCACTGGTGCACGAGGCGATGCGCGCCGAGCGTCCCAGTGCGAAGTTCGCGGGCTTCACCGACGTGACGGAACTGGCCGAGGCCATCGCCGGCGTCTGGGAGCGGCCCGCCATCGATGTGAACGGACAGCGTCTGTGGCTCACTCCGCAACCGTGA
- a CDS encoding threonine aldolase family protein: protein MAHSATVRTEAGKTDARRHHDPAVRGFASDNYAGVHPEVLAAVALANGGHQVAYGEDDYTEHLQKVIRSHFGPYAEAFPVFNGTGANVTALQAMTDRWGAVICAKSAHINVDEGGAPERMAGLKLLAVPTPDGKLTPELIDQEAWGFEDEHRAMPQVVSITQNTELGTVYTPDEIRAICEHAHGLGMKVHLDGARIANAAASLDVPMRAFTNAVGVDVLSYGGTKNGMMFGEAVVVLNPDAVRQMKHIRKMSMQLASKMRFVSVQLEALLAKDLWLRNARHANAMAQRLAAGVRETDGVEILYPVQANAVFARLPHEVSRRLQQRYRFYFWDEAAGDVRWMCGFDTQEEDVDGFLQALKEELAR from the coding sequence GTGGCTCACTCCGCAACCGTGAGAACCGAGGCAGGGAAGACCGACGCCCGGCGCCACCACGACCCGGCGGTGCGCGGGTTCGCGAGCGACAACTACGCGGGAGTGCATCCGGAGGTCCTGGCCGCCGTCGCGCTCGCCAACGGCGGCCACCAGGTCGCCTACGGCGAGGACGACTACACCGAACACCTGCAGAAGGTCATCCGCAGCCACTTCGGGCCGTACGCGGAAGCCTTCCCGGTCTTCAACGGCACCGGCGCGAACGTCACCGCCCTCCAGGCGATGACGGACCGCTGGGGTGCGGTGATCTGCGCCAAGAGCGCCCACATCAACGTGGACGAGGGCGGCGCGCCGGAGCGGATGGCGGGCCTCAAGCTGCTCGCCGTACCGACCCCGGACGGCAAGCTCACCCCCGAGCTGATCGACCAGGAGGCCTGGGGCTTCGAGGACGAGCACCGGGCGATGCCGCAGGTCGTGTCGATCACCCAGAACACCGAGCTGGGCACGGTCTACACGCCGGACGAGATCCGGGCGATCTGCGAGCACGCCCACGGGCTCGGCATGAAGGTCCACCTCGACGGTGCCCGGATAGCCAACGCCGCGGCCTCCCTCGACGTGCCGATGCGCGCCTTCACGAACGCGGTCGGCGTGGACGTGCTGTCGTACGGCGGCACCAAGAACGGCATGATGTTCGGCGAGGCCGTGGTGGTGCTCAACCCGGACGCGGTCCGGCAGATGAAGCACATCCGCAAGATGTCGATGCAGTTGGCGTCCAAGATGCGCTTCGTGTCGGTGCAGCTGGAGGCCCTGCTCGCCAAGGACCTGTGGCTGCGCAACGCCCGGCACGCCAACGCGATGGCGCAGCGGCTCGCCGCCGGCGTGCGCGAGACGGACGGCGTGGAGATCCTCTACCCGGTGCAGGCGAACGCGGTGTTCGCGCGGCTGCCCCACGAGGTCTCGCGGCGGCTGCAGCAGCGTTACCGCTTCTACTTCTGGGACGAGGCCGCGGGTGACGTCCGGTGGATGTGCGGCTTCGACACCCAGGAAGAGGACGTGGACGGCTTCCTCCAGGCGTTGAAGGAAGAGCTGGCGCGATAG
- a CDS encoding transglutaminase-like domain-containing protein: MQLIQQSPDIHAYLASDGVIDHWNPVVQETADALWSASGDAYSYAKAAFEHVRDTIPHSGDAGDPRVVWRASDVLATPGGICYAKSHALVALLRAQGIPGALCYQRLADDDGANPVVHGLIALRLPGATRWSRLDPRGNKPGVDARFDLDRERLAFPVRPELGEIDYPELYAAPHPAVLKVLQESADRPQLWRNLPTAL; this comes from the coding sequence ATGCAGCTGATCCAACAGAGCCCGGACATCCACGCCTACTTGGCGTCCGACGGGGTGATCGACCACTGGAATCCGGTCGTACAGGAAACCGCCGACGCCCTCTGGTCCGCCAGTGGCGACGCATATTCATACGCCAAAGCCGCCTTCGAGCACGTCCGCGACACCATCCCGCACTCGGGTGATGCGGGCGACCCGCGCGTCGTCTGGCGCGCCTCCGACGTCCTCGCCACCCCGGGCGGCATCTGCTACGCCAAATCCCATGCCCTCGTCGCCCTGCTGCGCGCCCAGGGCATCCCGGGAGCCCTGTGCTACCAGCGCCTCGCCGACGACGACGGTGCGAACCCCGTCGTGCACGGCCTGATCGCCCTGCGGCTGCCCGGCGCCACCCGCTGGTCCCGTCTCGACCCGCGCGGCAACAAGCCCGGCGTGGACGCCCGGTTCGACCTCGACCGGGAACGGCTGGCCTTCCCCGTACGCCCGGAACTCGGCGAGATCGACTACCCCGAGCTCTACGCCGCCCCGCACCCGGCCGTGCTCAAGGTCCTTCAGGAGTCCGCGGACCGGCCGCAGCTGTGGCGGAACCTGCCGACGGCCCTGTAG
- a CDS encoding MFS transporter — protein MGGFGRYLAAALAARIASEGMGMAVVLLALERTGSAAHGAFVLTAWLAPHVLAAPLAGAAAARTRRPRLFHAGALAGFATAVAALTLLLGRAPAPLVLVVAVLGGSCGPMVTGGLSSLITGLVPAGPGRDRAYGWDATTYNAAAVTAPAAVGLVAALGSAGPAMAVLAASGALAATLAATLPYEDQGAGRAPGAPRAELGAGLAALWRVRELRAVTSATTLGFVGIGSLTTVSVLLATELGSPGGGGVLMTAFAVGALGGSLTLGRMTSVEPGRLVRWALAGTGAALAAAAFAPSVAVTAALFALAGVCDGPLLTATLRIRAQYAPDGVRTQVFTLGAGLKVTAASTGAALVGIVADAPAAALLTGIAGLLLAAALLHVVVVAPEPGRPRRARRPGRPARAGATGPSAGSATAAAGPRTPEGP, from the coding sequence ATGGGCGGATTCGGGCGGTACCTGGCGGCCGCGCTGGCCGCGCGCATCGCCTCGGAGGGCATGGGCATGGCCGTGGTGCTGTTGGCCCTGGAGCGCACCGGGAGCGCGGCGCACGGGGCGTTCGTCCTGACGGCCTGGCTGGCCCCGCACGTCCTGGCGGCCCCGCTCGCGGGCGCAGCGGCGGCCCGGACCCGCCGGCCGCGCCTGTTCCACGCCGGCGCCCTGGCCGGGTTCGCGACGGCCGTCGCGGCGCTGACCCTCCTGCTCGGCCGGGCCCCCGCCCCGCTGGTGCTGGTCGTGGCGGTGCTCGGCGGCTCCTGCGGGCCGATGGTGACGGGCGGGCTGTCCAGCCTGATCACCGGCCTGGTTCCGGCAGGCCCCGGGCGGGACCGGGCGTACGGCTGGGACGCCACGACCTACAACGCGGCGGCCGTCACCGCGCCGGCGGCGGTCGGCCTGGTCGCGGCGCTGGGCTCGGCCGGACCCGCCATGGCCGTCCTGGCGGCGTCCGGAGCCCTGGCGGCCACGCTGGCGGCCACCCTCCCGTACGAGGACCAGGGCGCGGGCCGGGCCCCCGGCGCACCCCGGGCCGAGCTGGGCGCGGGGCTCGCGGCCCTGTGGCGGGTCCGTGAGCTGCGGGCGGTCACCTCGGCGACGACCCTGGGCTTCGTGGGCATCGGCTCGCTCACCACCGTCTCGGTGCTGCTGGCCACGGAGCTCGGCAGCCCGGGCGGCGGGGGCGTGCTGATGACGGCCTTCGCGGTGGGCGCGCTGGGGGGCTCCCTCACGCTGGGCCGGATGACGTCCGTGGAGCCCGGCCGGCTGGTGCGGTGGGCCCTGGCCGGGACCGGGGCGGCCCTCGCGGCGGCCGCGTTCGCCCCGTCGGTTGCCGTGACGGCGGCGCTGTTCGCGCTCGCCGGGGTGTGCGACGGGCCGCTGCTCACGGCCACGCTGCGGATCCGCGCGCAGTACGCGCCGGACGGGGTGCGGACCCAGGTGTTCACCCTGGGCGCGGGGCTGAAGGTGACGGCGGCGTCGACAGGGGCGGCCCTGGTGGGGATCGTGGCCGATGCGCCCGCGGCGGCACTGCTGACCGGGATCGCCGGACTGCTGCTCGCGGCGGCGCTGCTGCACGTCGTGGTGGTGGCGCCGGAGCCGGGACGCCCCCGCCGGGCCCGCCGGCCCGGACGGCCCGCCCGCGCCGGCGCTACAGGGCCGTCGGCAGGTTCCGCCACAGCTGCGGCCGGTCCGCGGACTCCTGAAGGACCTTGA
- a CDS encoding CGNR zinc finger domain-containing protein, which translates to MDVRTGDARGGSSAARRLIDLAEAVRAAPELPRAALAELLAGHGERPADLTQEAFPEASAAELRAAARRMGEVLGEGDEDRAAEALNALFAEYGTRPRLTRHDGHPWHLHVDRGDRAGWGEWFLASGALALAQLLTEYGRIAWGACAAAGCGRFFLATGPGSARRYCSGSCATRARVAAHRRRRAEGEG; encoded by the coding sequence ATGGACGTGCGGACGGGTGACGCGCGGGGCGGCTCCTCGGCGGCACGGAGGCTGATCGACCTCGCCGAAGCGGTCCGGGCGGCCCCCGAACTGCCCCGCGCCGCGCTCGCGGAGCTGCTGGCCGGGCACGGGGAGCGTCCCGCCGACCTCACGCAGGAGGCGTTCCCCGAGGCGAGCGCGGCCGAACTGCGCGCCGCGGCCCGGCGGATGGGGGAGGTGCTCGGGGAGGGCGACGAGGACCGCGCTGCCGAGGCGCTCAACGCGCTGTTCGCGGAGTACGGCACCCGCCCCCGCCTGACCCGGCACGACGGCCACCCCTGGCACCTGCACGTCGACCGGGGTGATCGGGCCGGCTGGGGCGAGTGGTTCCTCGCGTCGGGCGCCCTCGCGCTGGCCCAGCTGCTCACGGAGTACGGGCGGATCGCCTGGGGCGCCTGCGCCGCGGCGGGCTGCGGGCGGTTCTTCCTCGCCACCGGGCCGGGGAGCGCGCGCCGTTACTGCTCCGGCAGCTGTGCCACGCGGGCGCGGGTCGCGGCCCATCGTCGTCGGAGGGCGGAGGGGGAGGGCTGA
- a CDS encoding lysophospholipid acyltransferase family protein — translation MAELVYPPVIGAAHGLFRALDIRIDMKGTENIPRKGGAVLVSNHIGYLDFIFAGLTARPQKRLVRFMAKESVFRHKVSGPLMRAMKHIPVDRKQGEAAYQHALDSLRAGEIIGVFPEATISQSFTLKSFKSGAARMAQEAGVPLIPVALWGTQRLWTKGRPKNLKRSHIPVTMRVGEPVEAPADQYAGAITRRLRERVQELLDAAQRAYPEKPKGADDSWWLPAHLGGTAPTAAEVRDAG, via the coding sequence ATGGCTGAGCTCGTCTACCCTCCGGTGATCGGCGCCGCGCACGGACTCTTCCGCGCGCTGGACATCCGCATCGACATGAAGGGCACCGAGAACATCCCCCGCAAGGGCGGTGCGGTCCTGGTGTCGAACCACATCGGATACCTCGACTTCATCTTCGCCGGCCTGACGGCGCGGCCGCAGAAGCGCCTGGTCCGTTTCATGGCCAAGGAGTCGGTGTTCCGGCACAAGGTGTCCGGTCCGCTGATGCGCGCGATGAAGCACATCCCCGTCGACCGCAAGCAGGGCGAGGCCGCCTACCAGCACGCCCTGGACTCGCTGCGGGCCGGCGAGATCATCGGCGTCTTCCCCGAGGCGACGATCTCCCAGTCCTTCACGCTCAAGAGCTTCAAGTCGGGTGCCGCGCGCATGGCGCAGGAGGCCGGGGTCCCGCTGATCCCGGTGGCGCTGTGGGGCACCCAGCGGCTGTGGACCAAGGGCCGTCCGAAGAACCTCAAGCGCAGCCACATCCCGGTGACGATGCGCGTGGGCGAGCCCGTGGAGGCCCCGGCCGACCAGTACGCCGGCGCCATCACCCGGCGGCTGCGCGAGCGCGTGCAGGAGCTGCTCGACGCCGCGCAGCGCGCCTACCCGGAGAAGCCCAAGGGCGCCGACGACTCGTGGTGGCTCCCGGCCCACCTGGGCGGAACCGCGCCGACGGCGGCCGAGGTCCGCGACGCCGGCTGA
- a CDS encoding TlpA family protein disulfide reductase, with product MLEQEDARTRLGAAELGVEPGERASLVQFSSAFCQPCRATRRILAEVAAMVDGVAHIEIDAEERLALVRALGIEKTPTVLVLDRTGRIVRRAAGMPRKVDVIAALGAAV from the coding sequence GTGCTCGAGCAGGAAGACGCGCGGACCCGGCTGGGCGCGGCCGAACTGGGCGTAGAACCGGGGGAGCGGGCCAGCCTGGTGCAGTTCTCCAGCGCCTTCTGCCAGCCCTGCCGGGCCACGCGGCGGATCCTCGCCGAGGTCGCGGCGATGGTGGACGGGGTGGCGCACATCGAGATCGACGCGGAGGAGCGGCTCGCCCTGGTGCGGGCCCTCGGGATCGAGAAGACCCCGACCGTGCTGGTCCTGGACCGGACGGGTCGGATCGTGCGGCGGGCTGCCGGAATGCCGCGCAAGGTGGACGTGATCGCCGCCCTCGGAGCCGCCGTATGA
- a CDS encoding flavin reductase family protein: MTAPTVPTVPTAPSPRSPLSPRSGAATVTDTARTGSPDLLRSVFRQHAAGVAVITAQDGGRPVGFTATSLNSVSADPPLLSFTISTGASSWPAVRDSEYLGVHILGEHQRELAGLFARSGADRFGPPTGWAGGPHGVPVLDDVLAWLVCRVVARVPAGEHRVIIAEAVVGDPAGEGRPLLYHQGRFNALRD; this comes from the coding sequence ATGACTGCTCCGACGGTCCCGACGGTCCCGACGGCTCCGTCCCCCCGTTCCCCCCTCTCCCCCCGCTCCGGCGCCGCAACGGTCACCGACACGGCCCGCACCGGCTCGCCCGACCTGCTGCGTTCGGTCTTCCGGCAGCACGCCGCGGGGGTCGCGGTGATCACCGCCCAGGACGGCGGGCGCCCGGTGGGGTTCACCGCCACCTCGCTCAACTCCGTTTCCGCCGATCCGCCGCTGCTGTCCTTCACGATCTCCACCGGGGCCTCCAGCTGGCCCGCGGTGCGCGACAGCGAGTACCTCGGCGTCCACATACTGGGCGAGCACCAACGGGAGCTGGCGGGCCTGTTCGCCCGCAGCGGAGCCGACCGCTTCGGCCCGCCGACCGGTTGGGCCGGTGGCCCGCACGGGGTACCGGTGCTGGACGACGTACTGGCGTGGCTGGTCTGTCGGGTGGTCGCACGTGTGCCCGCCGGCGAACATCGTGTGATCATCGCTGAGGCGGTCGTCGGGGATCCGGCCGGGGAAGGTCGTCCCCTGCTGTACCACCAGGGGCGCTTCAACGCGTTGCGCGACTGA
- a CDS encoding electron transfer flavoprotein subunit beta/FixA family protein: MSLRIVVCVKYVPDATGDRQFTEDLTVNRDDVDGLLSELDEYAVEQALQIADEADDAEITVLTVGPEDAKDALRKALSMGADKAIHVEDDDLHGSDVMGTSLVLAKAIEKAGYDLVITGMASTDGTMGVLPAILAERLGVPQVTLLSEVKVEDGTVTGRRDGDTASEQLEASLPALVSVTDQSGEARYPSFKGIMAAKKKPVESWDLSDLDLESGEVGLEGSWTAVDSAAQRPARTAGTIVKDEGEGGKQLAEFLAGQKFI; the protein is encoded by the coding sequence GTGAGCCTGAGGATCGTTGTCTGTGTGAAGTACGTGCCCGACGCCACGGGCGACCGGCAGTTCACCGAGGACTTGACCGTCAACCGTGACGACGTCGACGGCCTGCTGTCGGAGCTCGACGAGTACGCCGTCGAGCAGGCGCTGCAGATCGCCGACGAGGCCGACGATGCCGAGATCACCGTTCTGACGGTGGGCCCCGAGGACGCCAAGGACGCGCTGCGCAAGGCGCTCTCGATGGGCGCCGACAAGGCCATCCACGTCGAGGACGACGACCTGCACGGCAGCGACGTCATGGGCACCTCGCTGGTGCTCGCCAAGGCGATCGAGAAGGCCGGCTACGACCTGGTCATCACCGGTATGGCGTCGACCGACGGCACCATGGGCGTGCTGCCGGCGATCCTGGCCGAGCGCCTGGGCGTCCCGCAGGTCACCCTGCTCTCCGAGGTCAAGGTCGAGGACGGCACCGTGACCGGCCGCCGCGACGGCGACACCGCGAGCGAGCAGCTGGAGGCCTCCCTCCCCGCGCTCGTCTCGGTGACGGACCAGTCGGGCGAGGCCCGCTACCCGTCCTTCAAGGGCATCATGGCCGCCAAGAAGAAGCCGGTCGAGTCCTGGGACCTGTCCGACCTGGACCTGGAGTCCGGCGAGGTCGGCCTCGAAGGCTCCTGGACCGCGGTCGACTCCGCGGCGCAGCGCCCGGCCCGTACCGCCGGCACGATCGTCAAGGACGAGGGCGAGGGCGGCAAGCAGCTGGCCGAGTTCCTGGCCGGCCAGAAGTTCATCTAA
- a CDS encoding electron transfer flavoprotein subunit alpha/FixB family protein, giving the protein MAEVLVYVDHVDGAVRKPTLELLTLARRIGEPVAVALGAGADATAAVLAEHGAVKVLTADAPEFTEYLVVPKVDALQAAFELVSAAGSLAAVLVPSSAEGKEIAARLAVRIGSGIITDAIDLEAGDEGPVATQSAFAASFTTKSRVSKGTPVITVKPNSAPVEAAPAAGAVEALAVTFGALATGTKVTGRTPRESTGRPELTEAAIVVSGGRGVNGAENFHIIEDLADSLGAAVGASRAAVDAGWYPHSNQVGQTGKSVSPQLYIASGISGAIQHRAGMQTSKTIVAINKDAEAPIFDLVDYGVVGDLFAVVPQLTDEIKARKG; this is encoded by the coding sequence ATGGCTGAAGTTCTCGTCTACGTCGACCACGTGGACGGCGCCGTCCGCAAGCCCACCCTCGAGCTGCTGACGCTGGCCCGCCGCATCGGCGAGCCCGTCGCCGTCGCCCTGGGCGCCGGTGCCGACGCCACCGCCGCGGTGCTCGCCGAGCACGGTGCGGTCAAGGTCCTCACCGCCGACGCCCCCGAGTTCACCGAGTACCTCGTGGTACCGAAGGTGGACGCGCTCCAGGCCGCCTTCGAGCTCGTGTCCGCCGCCGGCTCCCTGGCCGCCGTGCTCGTCCCGTCCTCCGCCGAGGGCAAGGAGATCGCCGCGCGCCTGGCCGTCCGCATCGGTTCGGGCATCATCACCGACGCCATCGACCTGGAGGCGGGTGACGAGGGTCCGGTCGCGACGCAGTCCGCCTTCGCCGCGTCGTTCACCACCAAGTCCCGCGTCTCCAAGGGCACTCCGGTCATCACCGTGAAGCCGAACTCGGCCCCGGTCGAGGCCGCCCCCGCCGCCGGCGCCGTCGAGGCGCTCGCCGTCACCTTCGGCGCCCTGGCCACCGGCACCAAGGTCACCGGTCGCACCCCGCGCGAGTCGACCGGTCGCCCCGAGCTGACCGAGGCCGCGATCGTCGTCTCCGGCGGCCGTGGCGTCAACGGTGCCGAGAACTTCCACATCATCGAGGACCTCGCGGACTCCCTCGGTGCGGCCGTCGGCGCCTCGCGTGCCGCCGTGGACGCCGGCTGGTACCCGCACTCCAACCAGGTCGGCCAGACCGGCAAGTCGGTCTCCCCGCAGCTGTACATCGCCTCCGGCATCTCGGGCGCGATCCAGCACCGGGCCGGCATGCAGACCTCGAAGACCATCGTGGCCATCAACAAGGACGCCGAGGCCCCGATCTTCGACCTCGTCGACTACGGCGTCGTCGGCGACCTCTTCGCCGTCGTCCCGCAGCTGACCGACGAGATCAAGGCGCGCAAGGGCTAG